The following are encoded together in the Choristoneura fumiferana chromosome 4, NRCan_CFum_1, whole genome shotgun sequence genome:
- the LOC141427172 gene encoding glutamate receptor ionotropic, NMDA 3B-like codes for MYRRVAVDQSAGIGSVRTARPAAQQIPCLPEVTVVNKLAENAAKIAWHHFEWRYLTLVVFNSSISLGIDVFIRSYQKSVCVGKGAFLSGEETAGDRIRQFVLFGTDLVNVMHILHWMREREFDNTGKYIVICENCDEKKAMNIFWNHKIINVVLVKHVSVAYDVTGFTYYLYEDENCKISQPVLLQDSCVKNPCLDMFPIKLGNFHSCPLIASTFIQKPYMSLDTGVPRGADGDLLVLIGDALNATLKPMTPFRGDGWGMEGSDGIWTGSLGDVYYDLANFSMTSPAITLKRFNQFHISTHYNSINMVWVTHPAIPLPAWQKLVRPFQMKARISLAATFMVVVILALFFKSELWRKLSEIIRVHRPGTNVIFYSWTICMGMPTTTVPSKPALLYVFLLWVMYCFMVRTFYQASLIHAMKDHPKYPEFENLEDILSSGYKFGGVSTIKDYFIEEPRVIDNWVPINSTDIWPTLSKLSEGMKYVLAMNMDTAKSFLLHRHGELHIVTQKIVTSPSCLFFKKFSPMAAALNRVLGRLTEGGFTEKLYKNHASQAIVKKVEGTTPMNMDHYMGCYIVLAIGWVASALSFIVELYYYKSVQ; via the exons ATGTATCGTAGAGTTGCAGTCGACCAGTCGGCGGGAATCGGTTCGGTGCGCACGGCGAGGCCGGCCGCGCAACAAATTCCTTGTCTTCCTG AAGTAACAGTAGTTAATAAATTAGCCGAGAATGCGGCTAAAATAGCATGGCACCATTTTGAATGGCGATATCTTACACTGGTTGTCTTCAATTCGTCGATATCTCTCGGCATTGATGTCTTCATACGATCATACCAAAAAAGTGTCTGCGTTGGCAAAGGTGCTTTTCTCAGTGGCGAGGAAACAGCTGGTGATAGAATTAGACAGTTTGTGTTATTTGGAACTGACTTAGTCAATGTTATGCATATACTGCACTGGATGCGAGAGCGAGAATTCGACAACACTGGCAAATACATCGTCATTTGCGAAAATTGTGATGAGAAAAAAGCAATGAATATATTTTGGAATCACAAAATCATTAACGTGGTTCTTGTGAAGCATGTCTCTGTGGCGTACGACGTTACTGGTTTTACTTATTACCTTTACGAAGATGAGAACTGTAAAATTAGTCAGCCTGTGCTTCTTCAGGATTCTTGTGTTAAGAATCCTTGCCTGGACATGTTTCCTATTAAACTGGGAAATTTTCACTCTTGCCCGCTTATTGCATCAACATTTATACAGAAGCCATATATGTCTTTAGACACGGGAGTGCCTCGAGGAGCTGATGGTGATCTTCTAGTTCTGATTGGTGACGCATTGAACGCCACTTTAAAACCGATGACCCCGTTTCGCGGTGACGGTTGGGGCATGGAGGGAAGCGATGGTATCTGGACTGGGTCATTAGGAGACGTTTATTATGATCTAGCTAACTTTTCTATGACGTCTCCTGCGATTACGTTAAAGAGGTTCAACCAGTTCCACATCTCTACACATTACAACTCGATAAATATGGTATGGGTCACTCACCCAGCTATACCATTGCCCGCTTGGCAAAAATTGGTACGTCCATTTCAAATGAAAGCAAGGATATCTTTAGCTGCTACGTTCATGGTTGTTGTCATTCTCGCCTTGTTTTTCAAAAGCGAGTTATGGAGAAAATTGAGTGAAATAATCCGAGTGCACCGGCCTGGCACAAACGTAATCTTTTATTCTTGGACGATCTGCATGGGGATGCCCACTACGACGGTACCATCAAAACCAGCTCTCCTTTACGTTTTCTTGCTTTGGGTAATGTACTGTTTTATGGTAAGAACATTTTATCAAGCATCTCTTATTCATGCCATGAAAGATCATCCGAAATATCCAGAATTTGAAAATTTGGAGGACATATTAAGCTCCGGTTATAAGTTTGGCGGCGTTTCAACAATCAAGGACTACTTTATTGAAGAACCACGAGTTATCGACAATTGGGTACCCATCAACAGTACAGATATTTGGCCTACCCTATCTAAATTATCTGAAGGTATGAAATATGTTTTGGCAATGAACATGGATACTGCTAAAAGTTTCCTTTTGCATCGTCACGGTGAATTACACATTGTAACTCAAAAGATAGTGACCAGCCcctcttgtttgttttttaaaaagttttctcCAATGGCAGCGGCCCTAAATCGTGTTCTTGGTCGATTAACGGAAGGAGGTTTTACAGAAAAGTTGTATAAAAACCATGCCAGCCAGGCAATTGTAAAGAAGGTTGAAGGTACAACACCGATGAATATGGACCATTACATGGGTTGTTACATAGTTCTAGCCATCGGCTGGGTTGCGTCGgcattgtcgttcattgtggagtTATATTATTACAAAAGTGTACagtaa